Below is a genomic region from Hippea sp. KM1.
TGGTGGCTTGTGCCTTTAATTCTGCCTATAGAGATAATAGGTCATTTTGCAAGGATCGTATCGTTATCGGTCAGGTTGTTTGGTAATATCTTCGGAGACGATCTGCTTTTGGCCGTTGTTTTCTTCTTAGCTCCGTGGCTTGTTCCGTTGCCCGTTATGGCTTTGGTCTTGCTGGCAGCAAGTATCCAGGCGTTTATATTCTTCTTGCTCAGCACGCTCTATATAGCAGATGCTATAAACGAGGCGCATTAATGAGATTTGAATGTTTTTAGATTTATTGTGAGGAGGTGGAGTTATGAGGGGTAAGGTTGTTTTATTGGCACTGTTGGCTTTGGCAGTGGGATTGCCAGCATTGGCTGCAGGTGATGCCCAGAGCGCCGAAGCAGCTGCAAACCTGGTGCTGAAGAAGTATTACATGTTCGTCGCAATGGGTGGCGCAATCGGTCTGGGTTTGGCAGCCTTGGGTGGTGGAATCGGTCAGGGACACGCAGTTAATGGAACTGCATTAGGAACAGCAAGGAATCCGAGCATGTCCGGTAAACTTCTCACCGTTATGATGATCGGTCTTGCTATGATCGAGTCTTTGGTTATTTACATGCTCGTTATCGTTCTGATTATCCTTTACACAAACCCATTCCACATCTAAATCACCCAAAAAAAATCTAAAAAACCCAAGCAAGGCGAGAGGCGCTCAGCCTCCCGCCTTTACTCTTTTAATACAAAATCTAAAATCTAAAATCCAAAATCCAACATCCAAAATTAGTTATTAGTTGTTCATCTCGGTTAAGTTATCGTTCTCCTTAGAGTAAGCCTCTTTTATAGCCTTCACAAACTCGGGAGAGGAGAAATAGTCAAGGAGGGCTTTATAGTATTGGACGGACATATCACCGACGATAAACTTAAATTTACCTGTTAGATCAGTCGCAAACAATACATGAGTTACTCTGGCAATGTCAACTTTTTTGTGTCACCCCTCTTCCTGTTTGGTTCACTTAGTTTCCCCATCTATCCAAAAGCCTCCATCAGGTATTCAGAGTATCTGAGCTTTCTTGATGAATACTTCTCATCCTTATCTTTGAAGAAAAGGTAAAGGAACTTTTCAGCACTGTCCTCAGAATGGAGATAACCCCTAATTCTTAAAGAATCCTTTAGTTCCTTGAAACACCTCTCCATCCAGTTTGTTGTTGAAAAGTATACCTTTATCTTTTCATTGAGGTTTGAGAAGTGTGTATAGTTCTTGACTTTACTTTTTAGGCTGTTTAGGGATTTATAGAGCCTACTCCATTTGTCGATGAACTCATTCATCAAGAGTTCTGCCTCCTCTTGGGTCTTAGCCTCCATTATCTGGTTTAGCTCTTTCAGCATCTCATCCCAGTGTCTCTTTCTCACCTTGCTTTTTATGTTCTTCTTCAGATGAAACCAGCATAGCTGATGCTTTGCTTTGGGGAATGCCTCCTCTATTGATCTTGAGAGCCCTTTTAGATCATCGCTGATTATCATTCTGACATTCTTTAGTCCCCTTGATTTTAGGTCCTCAAATATCTCTCTCCACATCTGTGTATTCTCATTGCCTCCTGGCAGGAAGTATGCAAGTATGTTTCTTCTGCCGTCGTATCTCAATACCAGAACAGCATAAACTGCCTCTTTTTCTACACTGTCCCTCTTCAGAGGCAGGTATGTTGCATCTATGTATAGGACTGGATACTCATCATCCAACCTTCTGTTTTTGAACTCCTCTATGACCTCTTTTGGTATGTCGGAAATATAGCTTGCAAACTGGGATGATATGGAACATCCAATGAGATTTTCTAAAACCTTGCCTGCCTTCCTTGATGAGACTCCAGACACGAACATTGCCCTTATTATGTCATCAAGGAGAAACATCACCCTCTTTCTCTCAGGCAATACATCGCTTTTGAACTTGCCGTCCCTTGTTCTGGGGATGGAAAGCTCCATCTGACCTAATATTGTTTTTGGTGACCTTGTGTAATATCCATTTGCCCTTGTTGATTTATTCTCTTCTAAGTACCTGTCTCTTTCCTCTTTCATGATCTTTTCAATCATTGACTTGAATTCTTCCTTCAATTGTGTAAAAATCAAATCATACATGTGTTTTTCCTCCTTTGAAGGGTTAGTGTCAAAGAGGGGTTATAACATATAACCCCTCTCCCTTCAAAGGGTGACACAAGTAATTTTACACTGCCGTTACTCTAGCTATATTTTTACTCAAAAACCTTTTATTATTCTTATCGTATAAGCAAATTTCGCTCTCTGTTCTTTTAGGAGTAGAGAAAAAACCCCAATGTTGTCCAAAATCTTTTAACTTAGTCTCCACCACAAAATCCGCCCTATCCCTATTCTCAACCACCCCCCAACCGGTATTAAAGAGGGCTTTCTCGGTTATATGCCTTATACTTAGTTCAGGGTTAGCAAACTTAGTACTAGCAGTTCTAATTAGGAAAGGACCTCTTTTTATAACTACCGCCTTATCCTCTCTCTTATCCTCCACCTTCCCCACATAAAACTTTATCTCTTTATCCCCAACCCTCTTACTCTCGGGCACTTTCACCTTGTCTATATAGTTCTTCTGTATATAGCTATCTTCCACTTTCGTCGTCTTAAATACATTAGCCACGCACCCGCTCATCATCATCCCCAATCCAATCACCGCCACCACAAAAGCA
It encodes:
- a CDS encoding ATP synthase subunit C produces the protein MRGKVVLLALLALAVGLPALAAGDAQSAEAAANLVLKKYYMFVAMGGAIGLGLAALGGGIGQGHAVNGTALGTARNPSMSGKLLTVMMIGLAMIESLVIYMLVIVLIILYTNPFHI
- a CDS encoding IS256 family transposase, which gives rise to MYDLIFTQLKEEFKSMIEKIMKEERDRYLEENKSTRANGYYTRSPKTILGQMELSIPRTRDGKFKSDVLPERKRVMFLLDDIIRAMFVSGVSSRKAGKVLENLIGCSISSQFASYISDIPKEVIEEFKNRRLDDEYPVLYIDATYLPLKRDSVEKEAVYAVLVLRYDGRRNILAYFLPGGNENTQMWREIFEDLKSRGLKNVRMIISDDLKGLSRSIEEAFPKAKHQLCWFHLKKNIKSKVRKRHWDEMLKELNQIMEAKTQEEAELLMNEFIDKWSRLYKSLNSLKSKVKNYTHFSNLNEKIKVYFSTTNWMERCFKELKDSLRIRGYLHSEDSAEKFLYLFFKDKDEKYSSRKLRYSEYLMEAFG